A window from Pelodiscus sinensis isolate JC-2024 chromosome 31, ASM4963464v1, whole genome shotgun sequence encodes these proteins:
- the LOC142821486 gene encoding uncharacterized protein LOC142821486 isoform X2 produces MAAERSLESVREEAPRPVCLEDFTAPVTLECGHNSCQAPLSHRCRDTEQQGPLRPNRQLANVVELAKPLSFQAAQRARWDGVCGEHQEALKLFCEENQTPICVVCDRSWDLTMAPIQEAAQEYKEKLETHLKILREEREKLLRRKTTAEGKSQEYLKCTQAKRQMIVAEFQQLQQFLEEQEQLLLAQLEKLDEEIGRFQTDTVRKLSMQISRLSEQIGELEGTCQKPASEFLQDVRSALSRCETGQFQLPEISPELEEQVSTFSQKTIALSETLREFKDTLPSALERGRLKSLGAFRQGCRTPMSDSSSAPGLQIQRQEMAVAEPVSFEEVAVYFSEEECALLDPGQRALYRDVMQENYEAVSWLGFPISKAHVLSWVERGEELQIPDLQGCEEGEIISDTHTDDGMLNENSERSLQEEGPERIAPCGVLVEISEGHVSQSPEQGETRESLHSLQRQQGNHPEAGQDKFSQRSRRLKTNKQTVQKKIPHQHSTCAWSDCVTPIKHERAQTGEKPFSCSDCGKSFSQRSHLVIHRRAHTREKPFSCSDCGKSFSDRSQLVIHKRVHTGEKPFSCSDCGKRFNDRSQLVIHRRVHTGEKPFSCSDCGKSFCRRSQLVIHRRAHTGEKPFSCSDCGKSFSRRSHLVIHRRAHTGEKPFSCSDCGKSFSRRSCLVIHRRVHTGEKPFSCSDCGKRFNDRSQLVIHRRVHTGEKPFRCSDCGKRFNDRSKLVIHRRAHTGEKPFSCSDCGKNFSQRSQLVIHRRAHTGEKPFSCSDCGKSFSRRSCLVRHRRAHTGEKPFSCSDCGKSFSQRSHLVIHRRAHTGEKPFSCSYCGKSFSQRSNLDTHRRAHTGEKPFSCSNCGKSFSHGSCLVRHRRAHTGEKPFSCSDCGKSFSQSSALVRHRKTHKEEAIHLLSL; encoded by the exons atggcagcAGAGCGCTCCCTGGAAAGTGTCCGGGAGGAAGCGCCGCGTCCcgtctgtctggaggatttcacagcccctgtcactctggagtgtgggcacaattcctgccaggcccccctcagccatcggtgcagagacactgagcagcagggacccctccggcccaaccggcagctggcaaacgtggtggaactagccaagccgctgagtttccaggcagcacagagagcaagatgggacggggtgtgtggggagcaccaggaggctctgaagctgttctgtgaagagaATCAAACTCCtatctgtgtggtgtgtgacagatccTGGGATCTAACAATGGCGCCTatacaggaagctgcccaggagtacaag gaaaaattggagactcatttgaagattctgagggaggagagagagaagctgctgagaaggaaaacaacagcagaagggaaaagccaggagtatctg aaatgcacccaagccaagaggcagatgattgtggccgagtttcagcagctgcagcagttcctggaggaacaagagcaactcctgctggcccagctggagaagttagatgaggagattgggaggttccagactgacactgtcaggaaactcTCCATGCAGATTTCCCGCCTCAGCGAGCAGatcggtgagctggaggggacgtgtcagaagccagcaagtgaattcctgcag GACGTCAGAAGCGCCCTGAGTAG gtgtgagacggggcagttccagctgccagagatttcccctgaactggaagaacaagtcagcaccttctcccagaaaacgattgcgctgtcggagactctgagggagttcaaag atactctgccctctgcactggagagaggaaGATTAAAATctctgggagctttcagacaag gctgcagaacacccatgtctgactccagctcagcccctggcctgcagatccagagacaggaaatggccgtggcGGAGCCGGTGAGctttgaggaggtggctgtgtatttctctgaggaggaatgtgctctgctggacccgggccagagagccctctacagggatgtgatgcaggagaattacgaagctgtgagctggctgg GATTTCCTATTTCCAAAGCTCATgtgctctcctgggtggagcgaggggaagagctgcagatcccggatctccaaggctgtgaggaaggggagatcatcagtgacacccacacag ATGATGGGATGCTGaatgagaacagtgagaggaGTCTTCAGGAGGAAGGACCTGAGCGAATTGCTCCATGTGGGGTGTTAGTGGAAatatctgaagggcatgtttctcagagtcctgagcaaggagagactcGTGAGAGTCTGCATAgtctacaaaggcagcagggaaaccatccagaaGCAGGACAGGATAAATTCAGTCAGaggagcagaaggttgaaaacaaacaaacaaactgtccaaaagaaaatcccccatcaacattcaACTTGTGCTTGGAGTGACTGTGTAACTCctattaaacatgaaagagcccaaacaggagagaaaccctttagctgctctgactgtgggaaaagcttcagtcagaggtcacaccttgttatccataggagagcacacacaagagagaaacctttcagctgctctgactgtgggaaaagcttcagtgacaggtcacagcttgttatccacaagagagttcacacgggagagaaacccttcagctgctctgactgtgggaaaagattcaatgaccggtcacagcttgttatccataggagagttcacacgggagagaaacccttcagctgctctgactgtgggaaaagcttctgtcggaggtcacagcttgttatccataggagagcacacacaggagagaaacctttcagctgctctgactgtgggaaaagcttcagtcggaggtcacaccttgttatccataggagagcccacacaggggagaaacctttcagctgctctgactgtgggaaaagcttcagtcggaggtcatgccttgttatccataggagagttcacacgggagagaaacccttcagctgctctgactgtgggaaaagattcaatgaccggtcacagcttgttatccataggagagttcacacgggagagaaacccttcaggtgctctgactgtgggaaaagattcaatgaCCGGTCaaagcttgttatccataggagagcccacacaggggagaaacccttcagctgctctgactgtgggaaaaacttcagtcagaggtcacagcttgttatccataggagagcccacacaggagagaaacctttcagctgctctgactgtgggaaaagcttcagtcggaggtcatgccttgttagacataggagagcccacacaggagagaaacccttcagctgctctgactgtgggaaaagtttcagtcagaggtcacaccttgttatccataggagagcccacacaggggagaaacctttcagctgctcttactgtgggaaaagcttcagtcagaggtcaaacCTTGAtacccataggagagcccacacgggagagaaacccttcagctgctctaactgtgggaaaagcttcagtcacggGTCAtgccttgttagacataggagagcccacacaggagagaaacccttcagctgctctgattgtgggaaaagcttcagtcagtccTCAGCCCTTGTAAGACATAGGAAAACCCATAAGGAAGAAGCTATTCACCTGCTTTCACTGTAG
- the LOC142821486 gene encoding uncharacterized protein LOC142821486 isoform X1: MAAERSLESVREEAPRPVCLEDFTAPVTLECGHNSCQAPLSHRCRDTEQQGPLRPNRQLANVVELAKPLSFQAAQRARWDGVCGEHQEALKLFCEENQTPICVVCDRSWDLTMAPIQEAAQEYKEKLETHLKILREEREKLLRRKTTAEGKSQEYLKCTQAKRQMIVAEFQQLQQFLEEQEQLLLAQLEKLDEEIGRFQTDTVRKLSMQISRLSEQIGELEGTCQKPASEFLQDVRSALSRCETGQFQLPEISPELEEQVSTFSQKTIALSETLREFKDTLPSALERGRLKSLGAFRQGCRTPMSDSSSAPGLQIQRQEMAVAEPVSFEEVAVYFSEEECALLDPGQRALYRDVMQENYEAVSWLGFPISKAHVLSWVERGEELQIPDLQGCEEGEIISDTHTADDGMLNENSERSLQEEGPERIAPCGVLVEISEGHVSQSPEQGETRESLHSLQRQQGNHPEAGQDKFSQRSRRLKTNKQTVQKKIPHQHSTCAWSDCVTPIKHERAQTGEKPFSCSDCGKSFSQRSHLVIHRRAHTREKPFSCSDCGKSFSDRSQLVIHKRVHTGEKPFSCSDCGKRFNDRSQLVIHRRVHTGEKPFSCSDCGKSFCRRSQLVIHRRAHTGEKPFSCSDCGKSFSRRSHLVIHRRAHTGEKPFSCSDCGKSFSRRSCLVIHRRVHTGEKPFSCSDCGKRFNDRSQLVIHRRVHTGEKPFRCSDCGKRFNDRSKLVIHRRAHTGEKPFSCSDCGKNFSQRSQLVIHRRAHTGEKPFSCSDCGKSFSRRSCLVRHRRAHTGEKPFSCSDCGKSFSQRSHLVIHRRAHTGEKPFSCSYCGKSFSQRSNLDTHRRAHTGEKPFSCSNCGKSFSHGSCLVRHRRAHTGEKPFSCSDCGKSFSQSSALVRHRKTHKEEAIHLLSL; the protein is encoded by the exons atggcagcAGAGCGCTCCCTGGAAAGTGTCCGGGAGGAAGCGCCGCGTCCcgtctgtctggaggatttcacagcccctgtcactctggagtgtgggcacaattcctgccaggcccccctcagccatcggtgcagagacactgagcagcagggacccctccggcccaaccggcagctggcaaacgtggtggaactagccaagccgctgagtttccaggcagcacagagagcaagatgggacggggtgtgtggggagcaccaggaggctctgaagctgttctgtgaagagaATCAAACTCCtatctgtgtggtgtgtgacagatccTGGGATCTAACAATGGCGCCTatacaggaagctgcccaggagtacaag gaaaaattggagactcatttgaagattctgagggaggagagagagaagctgctgagaaggaaaacaacagcagaagggaaaagccaggagtatctg aaatgcacccaagccaagaggcagatgattgtggccgagtttcagcagctgcagcagttcctggaggaacaagagcaactcctgctggcccagctggagaagttagatgaggagattgggaggttccagactgacactgtcaggaaactcTCCATGCAGATTTCCCGCCTCAGCGAGCAGatcggtgagctggaggggacgtgtcagaagccagcaagtgaattcctgcag GACGTCAGAAGCGCCCTGAGTAG gtgtgagacggggcagttccagctgccagagatttcccctgaactggaagaacaagtcagcaccttctcccagaaaacgattgcgctgtcggagactctgagggagttcaaag atactctgccctctgcactggagagaggaaGATTAAAATctctgggagctttcagacaag gctgcagaacacccatgtctgactccagctcagcccctggcctgcagatccagagacaggaaatggccgtggcGGAGCCGGTGAGctttgaggaggtggctgtgtatttctctgaggaggaatgtgctctgctggacccgggccagagagccctctacagggatgtgatgcaggagaattacgaagctgtgagctggctgg GATTTCCTATTTCCAAAGCTCATgtgctctcctgggtggagcgaggggaagagctgcagatcccggatctccaaggctgtgaggaaggggagatcatcagtgacacccacacag CAGATGATGGGATGCTGaatgagaacagtgagaggaGTCTTCAGGAGGAAGGACCTGAGCGAATTGCTCCATGTGGGGTGTTAGTGGAAatatctgaagggcatgtttctcagagtcctgagcaaggagagactcGTGAGAGTCTGCATAgtctacaaaggcagcagggaaaccatccagaaGCAGGACAGGATAAATTCAGTCAGaggagcagaaggttgaaaacaaacaaacaaactgtccaaaagaaaatcccccatcaacattcaACTTGTGCTTGGAGTGACTGTGTAACTCctattaaacatgaaagagcccaaacaggagagaaaccctttagctgctctgactgtgggaaaagcttcagtcagaggtcacaccttgttatccataggagagcacacacaagagagaaacctttcagctgctctgactgtgggaaaagcttcagtgacaggtcacagcttgttatccacaagagagttcacacgggagagaaacccttcagctgctctgactgtgggaaaagattcaatgaccggtcacagcttgttatccataggagagttcacacgggagagaaacccttcagctgctctgactgtgggaaaagcttctgtcggaggtcacagcttgttatccataggagagcacacacaggagagaaacctttcagctgctctgactgtgggaaaagcttcagtcggaggtcacaccttgttatccataggagagcccacacaggggagaaacctttcagctgctctgactgtgggaaaagcttcagtcggaggtcatgccttgttatccataggagagttcacacgggagagaaacccttcagctgctctgactgtgggaaaagattcaatgaccggtcacagcttgttatccataggagagttcacacgggagagaaacccttcaggtgctctgactgtgggaaaagattcaatgaCCGGTCaaagcttgttatccataggagagcccacacaggggagaaacccttcagctgctctgactgtgggaaaaacttcagtcagaggtcacagcttgttatccataggagagcccacacaggagagaaacctttcagctgctctgactgtgggaaaagcttcagtcggaggtcatgccttgttagacataggagagcccacacaggagagaaacccttcagctgctctgactgtgggaaaagtttcagtcagaggtcacaccttgttatccataggagagcccacacaggggagaaacctttcagctgctcttactgtgggaaaagcttcagtcagaggtcaaacCTTGAtacccataggagagcccacacgggagagaaacccttcagctgctctaactgtgggaaaagcttcagtcacggGTCAtgccttgttagacataggagagcccacacaggagagaaacccttcagctgctctgattgtgggaaaagcttcagtcagtccTCAGCCCTTGTAAGACATAGGAAAACCCATAAGGAAGAAGCTATTCACCTGCTTTCACTGTAG